The following are encoded in a window of Podospora pseudoanserina strain CBS 124.78 chromosome 6, whole genome shotgun sequence genomic DNA:
- a CDS encoding hypothetical protein (EggNog:ENOG503PBP9; COG:S), whose protein sequence is MSSPSQVVDGVIISSNPADCLGPPAPWFFDYIFDSLEYDRWVKSVPSRLLRLVGGPGSGKTSFAALAVNRLRQNAQAHHNHQKPPLVSSVFLKPLTVRDASAAVHQEQNAIPFGVQFLAEIERQIDAKIGVNSDLSPPPSPQTQIDGTALLNSIRFKLFRLSDVWLVVDDLDCLWPIRKEYLEVEERLEQLRGIGVRVLLTSRTPFQLSTQKPICDVSLENEYDHDEEQHEGRPGLITWWECNLDHDSTGGPFWICQKCKEAGYACGNESHSPPELTSNPFPVTFDISNAPEPSMKSLIIHNLQLEHGRFWPLQPPFRSHQDEYPPLSCLGRRLISGSTTEEPSREAVDFVVKLVQLSYGNPSMALLLLETIHQAETLDAAMAKSDRFPKSVVEMFDRLIDAQIRSRLLDKTSPREMRARATLALHAIRIVGNAEKGLKFSGVEFESLKMRLLDESDRCGSHGFEDLLDSEDFEVVDEVIGAAGGLLAVETMGTRYYVRCFHPDFYNYVKERYNEFVSEWEYTITPATTLPKTTNITPSGSLPQIQSWIHECSTSHERCQAIQSSTSSSWLPTRLIDVSNPSKIHIITTSPSMKERYTTLSHCWGRIEIIKLIQANYAQLTDPSVGVNWDKLTKTFQDAITVTRALGIKYIWIDSLCIVQWDGEKAPGDFKTEGQLMHLVYRNSFLNLAGADSKDGSQGLFRSYEKNPRQRVLHEPVKIEGGRGIAGEWYILPKDYWRHELLDKILYTRGWVFQERMLAPRILHFSTHQLLWDCATLSASESLPQGLPRQIDTISATERHWRERLLLMRSTPANQPSLIRAGTADDSLETFWIDSVRNYTRCELTNYISDRLQAIWGVAKVVRDGLREKGSWDENDHQEEEYAAGLWSKNLYLQLAWRVVNPRLREETRLPGLQGIHPSWSWASTIGEISLQSRLRLAGTWYWVRHHDGGEVRFEVKCLGDVEGSPELAARGVEPKRDHQPELVGKKLAVRGVTVRGCWDQKTLGVRVSVVDVAVVKRFDFFPDVVLGEGREVYLLVLSAHETDEHGQLVMVDDSASGSEVSWRKPKVTYNSGTGLMLEGGVGVENEYKRIGTFRFQGLGKDDMRVLVDETGVKNIWIL, encoded by the exons ATGTCTTCACCTTCACAAGTTGTTGACGGGGTTATCATCTCGTCCAATCCTGCCGACTGCCTGGGACCGCCGGCACCATGGTTTTTTGACTACATTTTTGACAGCTTGGAGTATGATCGCTGGGTCAAGAGCGTTCCTTCTCGCCTTCTGAGGCTGGTAGGTGGCCCAGGATCCGGCAAGACTTCGTTCGCCGCACTGGCAGTAAACCGTCTCCGACAGAATGCCCAAGCCCATCATAACCATCAAAAGCCGCCTCTTGTCTCGTCAGTATTTCTCAAGCCCCTCACTGTTCGTGATGCCAGCGCAGCGGTTCACCAGGAACAAAACGCCATTCCATTCGGCGTTCAATTCTTGGCGGAGATTGAGAGACAAATAGATGCCAAGATTGGTGTCAACAGCGATCtttctccacctccttcccctcagACTCAGATCGACGGTACAGCACTTCTCAACAGTATCAGATTCAAGCTCTTCCGACTCTCAGACGTCTGGCTTGTGGTGGACGACCTCGACTGTCTGTGGCCTATCAGGAAAGAATATCTCGAAGTGGAAGAACGACTGGAGCAACTTCGTGGCATTGGCGTCAGagtcctcctcacctctcGTACTCCTTTTCAACTCTCTACTCAGAAACCAATTTGCGACGTTTCTCTCGAGAATGAGTACGATCACGATGAAGAACAGCATGAAGGTCGACCTGGTCTGATAACGTGGTGGGAATGTAATTTGGACCACGATAGCACTGGAGGGCCCTTTTGGATCTGCCAGAAGTGCAAAGAGGCTGGATATGCTTGTGGGAATGA ATCACATTCTCCCCCAGAACTCACCAGCAACCCATTTCCCGTGACATTCGATATCAGCAATGCCCCCGAGCCCAGCATGAAGTCCTTGATCATCCACAACCTCCAGCTCGAACACGGACGATTCTGGCCGCTCCAACCTCCCTTCAGATCTCACCAAGATGAATACCCTCCCTTATCCTGCCTTGGCAGACGCTTGATATCCGGTAGTACCACGGAAGAACCCTCAAGAGAGGCCGTCGACTTCGTGGTCAAGTTGGTCCAGCTGTCTTACGGCAACCCCAGCATGGCCTTGCTTCTGCTGGAGACAATCCACCAGGCCGAGACCCTTGATGCGGCGATGGCCAAAAGTGACAGGTTCCCGAAGAGCGTCGTGGAGATGTTTGACCGGTTGATAGATGCGCAGATACGAAGTCGGTTACTGGACAAGACGTCGCCAAGAGAGATGAGGGCCAGGGCAACGCTGGCGTTGCATGCCATCCGAATTGTGGGCAACGCAGAGAAAGGCCTCAAGTTTTCCGGTGTTGAATTTGAGAGTCTTAAGATGAGGCTTCTGGACGAAAGTGACAGATGTGGAAGTCATGGATTTGAAGACCTACTCGATTCTGAAGACTTTGAAGTTGTTGACGAGGTAATTGGCGCTGCAGGGGGCCTGTTGGCAGTTGAAACGATGGGCACTCGGTACTATGTGAGATGCTTTCATCCTGACTTCTACAACTACGTCAAGGAACGGTATAATGAGTTTGTGTCTGAGTGGGAAT ACACAATCacaccagcaaccaccctccccaagaCCACAAACATAACCCCCTCTGGATCTCTTCCCCAGATCCAATCCTGGATACACGAATGCTCCACCTCCCACGAAAGATGCCAAGCCATtcaatcctccacctcttcctcgtggCTCCCGACTCGCCTGATCGACGTATCCAACCCATCCAAAatccacatcatcaccaccagcccctcCATGAAGGAACGCTACACCACGCTGTCACATTGTTGGGGCAGGATCGAAATCATCAAGCTAATCCAGGCCAACTATGCCCAACTCACCGACCCGTCCGTTGGCGTGAACTGGGACAAGCTCACCAAGACCTTCCAAGACGCCATCACCGTGACCAGGGCCCTCGGGATCAAGTACATCTGGATCGACTCGCTCTGTATCGTCCAGTGGGATGGCGAGAAGGCGCCTGGGGATTTCAAGACAGAAGGGCAGCTGATGCATCTTGTGTATAGGAATagcttcctcaaccttgCCGGCGCTGACTCCAAGGATGGAAGCCAGGGGCTCTTCAGGTCGTACGAAAAGAACCCCAGACAGAGGGTGTTGCATGAACCTGTCAAGATCGAGGGTGGGCGTGGGATAGCGGGGGAGTGGTACATCCTCCCAAAAGACTACTGGCGTCACGAGCTACTCGACAAAATCCTCTACACCAGAGGCTGGGTCTTCCAAG AGCGCATGCTCGCTCCTCGAATCCTCCACTTCTCCACCCATCAACTCCTCTGGGACTGCGCGACCCTCTCCGCTTCCGAGTCCCTCCCCCAAGGCCTCCCCCGACAAATCGACACCATCTCCGCCACCGAACGCCACTGGCGAgagcgcctcctcctcatgcgATCAACCCCCGCTAATCAGCCCTCTCTTATCAGAGCCGGAACAGCAGATGACTCCCTCGAAACCTTCTGGATAGATTCTGTCAGGAATTACACCCGCTGCGAACTAACAAACTACATCTCCGACCGCCTCCAAGCCATATGGGGCGTCGCAAAGGTTGTGCGGGACGGGCTAAGGGAAAAGGGCTCTTGGGATGAGAACGACCaccaagaggaggagtacgCCGCTGGTTTGTGGAGCAAGAATTTGTATCTTCAGTTAGCATGGAGGGTGGTTAAcccgaggttgagggaggagacgagATTGCCTGGGTTGCAAGGGATACACCCCAGTTGGTCGTGGGCGTCAACTATAGGGGAGATTTCCCTCCAATCGAGGCTTCGGCTGGCGGGGACTTGGTACTGGGTTAGGCACCATGACGGGGGGGAGGTTAGGTTTGAGGTGAAGTGTCTTGGTGATGTGGAGGGCAGCCCGGAGTTGGCGGCTAGAGGGGTGGAGCCGAAGAGGGATCACCAGCCTGAGTTGGTTGGTAAGAAGCTTGCGGTCAGGGGGGTGACGGTGAGGGGGTGCTGGGATCAAAAGACACTAGGAGTTCGGGTATCAGTGGTGGATGTGGCAGTGGTGAAGAGATTTGACTTTTTCCCGGATGTCgtcttgggggaggggagggaggtgtatTTGCTCGTGCTATCGGCGCATGAAACGGACGAGCATGGgcagttggtgatggtggatgatTCGGCTTCTGGATCTGAAGTGTCATGGAGGAAGCCAAAGGTGACGTATAATTCTGGGACCGGGCTGATGCTAGAAGGGGGTGTGGGCGTTGAAAATGAGTATAAGCGCATTGGAACGTTCCGTTTCCAGGGGCTGGGGAAAGATGATATGAGGGTCCTAGTCGACGAGACGGGAGTGAAGAATATTTGGATTCTGTGA
- a CDS encoding hypothetical protein (COG:S; EggNog:ENOG503P0B4): MTFVPRLLLWSSFVLSGIFDSVNARPGPRPSLLNRRAANDTGRPCGALFDIIEEDLKLQFFPVFNASDVYSCLTAVPFLKDVGLRFIEYYNTTLQFQSTLAYLESPPAEYQQPAVDVVAELGRVKQKVLDDQYIRQLDFEYDIHSIVHAIHDDHVNLYIGITAAFSFASPFDFVSASLDGKALPRIYLKDDIVKARNNGWAEEPSPVATINGVDATEFLAQFSSRNAFGYLESHADWNDMFEHPTNDIQGFYGTLGGQLLFYPGNGLDDTFNVKLEDGTEWNDNWLALLNQIHSPGPLETAGDFYNYFVLGLAPPVEVIEDSSDSGLVFDFEGEDGLQLIEIKIDTDWLEESDEAFPKPEVAQPFLTISGGGVVTGYFQDDVGILSIPTFEQFPEEAKNFSNTVQEFITKAEDRNVKKIIIDLQQNRGGSPNLAFDTFRRFFPQEPDSLPWTWAGSRRRSHPLGDLVGDTITEWWKGLDPEDDVQLFDQWDEAANEFVVATKINPLTNTTYDNWAQYSPGSASYRKDTFSKVERLNLSDDQVLYSAFSIETVEDDPYGYGGNPVTTKQAWKPEDIVILTDGLCSSTCSLFVGFMTQAGVRTIVAGGRPETGPMQAVSGSRGTRAYSNHILDWMFQFTGQLLPDNSSLPNIPIDYETRDTGLWIHHAGLNLRDEILKSDWEKDPNAEHVPRQFQYEAAHCRIFYTVRNIYNMTQLWSDVAKAAWTDPGLCVDDSTGYAKLPNQPAPVPAPTRPTAQDAQIVINTTTTRGGPGQDPDGVPIFNEGDIVAGFAVKRAGLEPCGAGDKCPSNSMCEPIKVVCANGERPKATEAKYCLPLCKPAVDTCAHFASDVKINGALRCDLRYEAVTKSRKHDFVGLCAPREGIKPQNLCPGRLTA, from the exons ATGACGTTCGTTCCCAGATTGCTCCTCTGGAGCAGCTTCGTTCTTTCAGGCATTTTTGACTCTGTCAATGCCAGGCCAGGACCGCGTCCGAGTCTACTCAATCGACGTGCGGCAAACGATACGGGCAGACCATGTGGTGCGCTCTTCGATATTATTGAGGAGGACCTCAAGCTAC AGTTCTTCCCCGTATTCAACGCCTCTGACGTCTACTCTTGTTTAACCGCCGTCCCCTTCCTCAAAGACGTTGGACTCCGCTTTATCGAGtactacaacaccaccctgCAGTTCCAAAGCACTTTGGCCTACCTCGAGTCTCCTCCTGCCGAgtatcaacaaccagcagTCGACGTGGTTGCCGAACTTGGGAGAGTCAAGCAGAAGGTCCTCGATGATCAGTACATCAGACAATTGGATTTCGAATACGACATCCACTCCATCGTCCACGCCATCCACGACGACCATGTCAATCTCTACATTGGCATCACCGCCGCTTTCAGCTTTGCAAGCCCCTTCGACTTCGTCTCTGCCTCTCTGGATGGGAAAGCACTACCAAGAATTTACCTGAAGGATGATATTGTGAAAGCACGGAACAACGGCTGGGCGGAAGAGCCGTCTCCAGTGGCGACCATcaatggtgttgatgccACTGAATTCCTTGCCCAGTTCTCCAGCCGGAACGCGTTTGGCTATCTCGAAAGTCATGCCGATTGGAACGACATGTTTGAGCACCCCACCAACGATATCCAGGGCTTCTACGGCACTCTGGGCGGTCAACTCCTGTTCTATCCAGGCAATGGACTTGACGACACTTTTAACGTGAAGCTAGAGGATGGAACCGAATGGAACGACAACTGGCTCGCTCTCCTGAATCAAATCCATAGCCCTGGACCTCTCGAGACTGCTGGGGACTTTTACAACTATTTCGTCCTCGGCTTAGCGCCGCCAGTGGAAGTCATCGAGGACTCATCGGATTCCGGTCTCGTCTTTGACTttgaaggagaggatggctTGCAACTTATCGAGATCAAGATCGATACGGACTGGTTAGAAGAGAGTGACGAGGCATTCCCAAAGCCCGAAGTTGCGCAGCCGTTTCTCACTATTTCTGGCGGTGGAGTAGTCACCGGCTACTTCCAGGATGACGTTGGAATTCTTTCCATCCCGACCTTCGAGCAGTTCCCCGAAGAGGCCAAGAATTTTAGCAACACAGTCCAGGAGTTCATCACCAAGGCGGAGGACAGGAACGTGAAAAAGATCATCATCGATCTCCAACAGAACCGAGGTGGATCCCCCAACCTTGCCTTCGACACATTCCGTCGTTTCTTCCCCCAGGAGCCTGATTCCCTGCCGTGGACCTGGGCTGGCAGTCGCAGACGAAGCCATCCTCTGGGTGATTTGGTGGGAGATACCATTACCGAGTGGTGGAAAGGGTTGGATCCCGAAGACGATGTGCAACTGTTTGATCAGTGGGATGAGGCAGCCAACGAGTTTGTCGTCGCCACCAAAATCAACCCTCTCACAAACACTACGTATGACAACTGGGCCCAGTACAGTCCTGGATCGGCCAGCTACCGCAAGGATACGTTCTCAAAGGTCGAGAGGCTGAACCTCTCCGACGATCAAGTTCTTTACTCGGCATTCAGCATCGAGACGGTGGAAGACGACCCGTACGGCTATGGCGGCAATCCTGTCACCACCAAGCAGGCGTGGAAGCCCGAAGACATCGTCATTCTCACTGATGGCCTCTGTTCGTCCACCTGCTCCCTCTTTGTTGGGTTTATGACCCAAGCGGGTGTACGTACCATCGTCGCTGGTGGCCGTCCCGAGACGGGTCCGATGCAAGCTGTCTCTGGAAGCCGTGGCACACGTGCTTACTCCAACCATATTCTCGACTGGATGTTCCAGTTCACCGGCCAACTCCTCCCGGACAACTCGTCACTCCCAAACATTCCCATCGACTACGAAACAAGAGACACCGGGCTCTGGATTCACCACGCCGGGCTTAACCTCCGCGACGAGATCCTCAAGTCTGACTGGGAGAAGGATCCCAACGCCGAGCACGTCCCGAGGCAGTTCCAGTACGAGGCCGCCCACTGTCGCATTTTCTACACTGTCCGCAACATCTACAACATGACACAGCTGTGGAGCGATGTCGCCAAAGCTGCCTGGACAGACCCCGGTCTTTGCGTCGACGACTCGACGGGATACGCCAAATTGCCCAACCAGCCTGCTCCTGTCCCAGCTCCCACCCGGCCCACCGCTCAAGACGCCCAAATagtcatcaacaccacgACTACCCGAGGCGGCCCCGGCCAAGACCCCGACGGTGTTCCCATCTTCAACGAAGGCGACATTGTAGCCGGCTTCGCCGTCAAAAGAGCCGGCCTCGAGCCATGCGGAGCAGGTGACAAGTGCCCAAGCAACTCCATGTGTGAGCCTATCAAGGTCGTCTGCGCCAACGGGGAGAGGCCCAAGGCGACCGAGGCAAAGTACTGCCTTCCTCTTTGCAAGCCGGCAGTGGACACCTGCGCACATTTTGCTAGTGATGTCAAGATTAACGGTGCGTTGAGGTGCGATCTGAGGTATGAGGCTGTGACCAAGAGCAGGAAGCATGATTTTGTGGGGTTGTGTGcgccgagggaggggatCAAGCCGCAGAATTTGTGTCCGGGGAGGCTGACGGCTTGA